The following coding sequences are from one Ornithodoros turicata isolate Travis chromosome 1, ASM3712646v1, whole genome shotgun sequence window:
- the LOC135377413 gene encoding QRFP-like peptide receptor isoform X2: protein MELASHLIWFLLIHVKRRGQQQFVSGRLIPFLELAVAHVSILTILAISFERYYAICKPLKAGYTCTKMRALAIIATIWVVALLVTSPMLAVSEYGSVEYYDGSNVLSCGVSYGVLWRKVYILATIALLFVLPFFILVIVYSCIAQHLMIHGRALSCSSSEQAQIRARRQVVMMLVAVVLSFFLCLLPYRVFIVWIIAAPEPVQAHISLEVFYNLLYVCRLMLYLNSAINPILYNAISSKFRDAFCRLLGCRRHRLLRQSTTNTQTSTSLTFQSSLKSRSSINNGAFNSVVSVGGTPPTAKSV, encoded by the coding sequence GTCGACTGATCCCATTCCTGGAACTGGCCGTAGCCCATGTCTCCATCCTGACTATCCTGGCGATCAGCTTCGAGCGTTACTACGCCATCTGCAAGCCGCTCAAAGCCGGCTACACGTGCACCAAGATGCGGGCGCTCGCCATAATCGCCACCATCTGGGTGGTGGCCCTGCTGGTGACCAGCCCCATGCTGGCCGTGTCCGAGTACGGCTCAGTGGAGTACTACGACGGATCCAACGTGCTATCGTGCGGCGTCTCGTACGGCGTCCTGTGGCGCAAAGTGTACATCCTTGCGACCATCGCACTCCTCTTTGTGCTGCCCTTCTTTATCCTGGTCATCGTGTATTCCTGTATCGCTCAACATCTCATGATCCACGGTCGGGCCCTCAGCTGCTCGTCCTCGGAGCAAGCCCAAATTAGGGCCCGCCGCCAGGTCGTGATGATGCTGGTCGCCGTTGTGCTGTCCTTCTTCCTGTGCCTACTGCCTTACCGGGTTTTCATCGTGTGGATTATCGCCGCGCCGGAGCCAGTCCAGGCGCACATAAGCCTCGAAGTCTTCTACAACCTGCTCTATGTCTGTCGGCTCATGCTCTACCTCAACTCGGCTATAAACCCGATACTCTACAACGCCATCTCCTCCAAGTTTCGAGACGCTTTCTGCAGGCTCCTGGGCTGTCGACGTCACAGACTTCTACGGCAATCCACGACGAACACACAGACCAGCACTTCGCTCACGTTCCAGAGCAGTCTCAAGAGCCGCTCCAGTATCAACAACGGCGCCTTCAACAGTGTCGTGTCTGTTGGCGGGACGCCCCCGACAGCGAAGTCTGTGTGA
- the LOC135377406 gene encoding serine--tRNA synthetase-like protein Slimp: MNALCSRRYVACLLQQCRTLTTMKTSSLFIRGKDARDRRALVLPHLEIDKILGDIPAIERTLRARNIELDVSQVSTKLPSLRIVKNELKRVQLSMLELARKLDAGGAGQAEDKAKTDAETKSQLETYYKTEREVKQSLYAKEEEIVPVLLKIPNFIRTPSEKILALCKEYGTKPQLDFEPAPHMDIGSKDFIWRSHPRLCYLKNKPALLELGIAKYFCTKLQNAGIVPLSGPDIVVDTVVEGCGLNPNNLDYTIAMESKLHSGGHHFHLVGASALESFAAYFTRRLVKDLPLKHYALGRLYVPESNALLPGLLSLTQSSRITYFCACENDAMHALEEMLLNVKLWYEELEIPFKLTLVEPPDLDFIDSMEVSIDVWSPSLNVYVPCGFLSLQDDFVSRRLIIAHGDKRDDSDFVHTLFGSLVNIHSLVACIMENRQNKDKTFIIPESLKFC, translated from the coding sequence ATGAATGCGCTTTGTTCCCGCCGATACGTTGCATGCCTTCTTCAGCAGTGCAGGACATTGACAACTATGAAGACTTCGTCACTATTTATTCGCGGCAAAGATGCTAGGGACCGGCGTGCACTAGTGCTTCCTCACTTAGAAATCGACAAGATATTAGGTGATATTCCAGCAATCGAGCGAACACTGCGTGCGCGAAATATAGAGCTGGACGTTTCGCAAGTAAGTACAAAGCTTCCATCGTTACGAATTGTGAAAAACGAATTAAAACGCGTCCAGCTATCGATGCTGGAGCTGGCACGAAAGTTGGACGCAGGGGGAGCAGGGCAGGCCGAAGATAAAGCGAAAACAGACGCAGAAACGAAGTCACAGTTGGAGACTTACTACAAGACAGAGCGAGAAGTAAAACAGTCATTGTATGCCAAAGAGGAAGAGATCGTGCCGGTCCTTTTGAAGATCCCAAACTTCATTCGGACACCCAGTGAAAAGATTCTAGCCCTTTGCAAAGAATACGGGACGAAGCCACAATTAGATTTTGAACCGGCTCCCCACATGGACATTGGCTCCAAGGACTTTATTTGGAGAAGCCATCCTAGACTATGCTATTTAAAAAACAAGCCTGCTCTGTTGGAATTGGGCATTGCAAAATACTTCTGTACCAAACTACAAAATGCCGGCATTGTGCCGCTAAGCGGCCCCGACATAGTCGTGGACACAGTAGTTGAGGGCTGTGGGCTCAATCCGAACAACTTGGACTACACCATTGCGATGGAAAGCAAGCTTCACAGCGGCGGGCACCATTTTCATTTAGTCGGGGCATCGGCACTGGAATCCTTTGCGGCGTACTTCACGAGGAGGCTGGTGAAGGACTTGCCCCTGAAACATTACGCTCTCGGCCGTCTCTACGTCCCGGAAAGCAATGCACTACTACCGGGACTGCTGTCATTAACACAATCGTCAAGGATAACTTATTTTTGTGCTTGCGAGAACGATGCAATGCACGCACTAGAAGAAATGTTGCTAAATGTCAAGCTTTGGTACGAAGAACTAGAAATTCCATTCAAGCTGACCCTGGTCGAGCCACCGGATCTAGATTTCATCGACAGCATGGAAGTGTCTATCGACGTGTGGTCCCCATCTCTCAACGTGTACGTTCCCTGTGGTTTCCTATCGCTTCAGGACGACTTTGTCAGCAGACGTCTGATCATAGCACACGGCGACAAACGAGATGACAGTGATTTTGTGCATACTTTATTTGGTAGCCTCGTAAACATTCACAGCCTCGTGGCGTGCATAATGGAAAATAGGCAGAACAAGGACAAAACTTTCATTATTCCAGAGTCTCTCAAGTTCTG
- the LOC135396846 gene encoding P protein-like, producing MEAATAVEGFLAPARPRADTRSSCLSSHDGDAEQQQEETGKPLRGALSRWLHTFKTGVLVCLLIACVVIMSFIKEGETTWTSLRLNDSYYLPLEASWTAARVSLRGPFLPQSLLNTTGLIAAAMSLKLNGTLIAKPFRLPAGLPAHDLPMTRVDKVFQLAQHGSPLVLELYPEGEGPLELELAIAPLRDREGMILAAALLVGLYVLIIFELVHRTLAALVGATLAVTALSLVGERPSLDRVVSWLDVETLSLLFGMMVLVAILCETGVFDATAVLAYRVARGRVWSVLLVLCLISGATSAFLDNVTTILLMTPVTIKLCEVMGLDPKHVLILMVVYSNIGGAATPVGDPPNVIIISNPKVQSLGINFASFTLHMLPAVLLSALATWLYVRFWCYRDPAQLRFKDPPEFVGIQHEIDVWRKAVCSLSEYSRDESHVRELLSKKVRRLERQQSRRTTALHTSDDHFRENLRLLSDKYHIRNRALLVKSGLVLGTVILLFFAQTIPGLQLSLGWIAILGAITLLLLADLDELEGVIARVEWPTLIFFGALFVVMEALSELKLLWYVGEQTEAWIRSVPPESRLIVAICIIVWVSAVASSFVDNIPLATVMVKIVTGLGSEELGLSLTPLVYALAFGSCLGGNGTLIGASANVVCAGVAEQHGYKFTFMDFFRVGFPVMLITTSISTGWLLICHVLLQWDD from the exons ATGGAGGCAGCAACAGCGGTAGAGGGGTTCCTGGCACCGGCCAGACCACGCGCCGACACACGTTCGTCTTGCCTCAGCAG TCACGATGGAGACgcagaacaacaacaagaagaaacaGGTAAGCCTCTGCGAGGGGCGTTATCGCGCTGGCTGCACACTTTCAAGACCGGTGTCCTGGTATGCTTGCTCATCGCCTGTGTG GTGATTATGAGCTTTATAAAAGAAGGCGAAACTACGTGGACGTCTCTTCGTCTCAACGACTCTTATT ATCTTCCGCTGGAGGCAAGTTGGACTGCTGCGCGGGTTTCCCTACGTGGCCCCTTCTTGCCGCAGTCACTGCTGAATACCACTGGTCTGATCGCTGCTGCCATGTCCCTGAAACTGAATGGGACTCTAATCGCGAAGCCGTTCCGTCTGCCAGCGGGTCTTCCCGCTCACGACCTGCCTATGACGAGGGTTGATAAAGTATTTCAGCTGGCTCAGCACGG GAGCCCTCTTGTCCTGGAGCTGTACCCCGAAGGCGAGGGTCCCTTGGAGCTGGAGTTGGCCATTGCTCCACTGCGGGACCGCGAAGGAATGATCCTTGCTGCTGCTTTACTCGTTGGACTCTACGTGCTCATTATATTTGAG CTGGTTCACCGTACGTTGGCGGCATTGGTGGGTGCAACATTAGCCGTGACAGCCTTGTCTCTCGTTGGGGAGCGACCTAGTTTGGACCGCGTTGTGTCCTGGTTGGATGTGGAGACGCTCAGCTTGCTCTTCGGCATGATGGTGCTCGTGGCCATTCTCTGCGAGACGGGGGTCTTCGATGCGACCGCCGTTTTG GCATACAGAGTAGCACGCGGTCGCGTCTGGAGCGTGTTATTAGTCCTGTGTCTGATATCCGGCGCAACATCTGCTTTCTTGGATAACGTTACCACAATTCTATTGATGACCCCTGTCACTATCAA GTTGTGCGAAGTAATGGGACTGGATCCTAAGCACGTGCTTATCTTAATGGTAGTCTACTCCAACATTGGCGGAGCAGCCACCCCAGTTGGGGACCCTCCGAATGTAATTATAATATCCAACCCTAAGGTGCAATCTCTG GGCATAAACTTCGCTTCGTTCACTCTGCACATGCTTCCTGCCGTCCTGCTCAGCGCTTTAGCGACTTGGCTGTATGTCCGTTTCTGGTGCTACCGGGATCCTGCGCAGCTGCGCTTCAAAGATCCTCCGGAGTTTGTTG GGATCCAGCACGAAATTGACGTGTGGCGGAAAGCGGTGTGCTCTCTGTCCGAGTACTCGCGGGACGAGAGCCATGTCCGGGAACTGCTCAGCAAGAAAGTTCGCCGCCTGGAAAGGCAACAGAGTCGCAGGACCACAGCGCTGCATACCTCAGACGACCACTTCCGCGAAAACCTTCGCTTGCTCAGCGACAAGTACCACATCCGCAACCGTGCTTTGCTGGTCAAGTCGGGCCTCGTTCTTGGAACGGTCATTTTACTTTTCTTCGCCCAGACGATTCCGGGTCTGCAGCTGAGCCTCGGTTGGATTGCCATCTTAGGTGCCATCACGCTTCTCTTGCTGGCTGACCTGGACGAACTGGAAGGCGTTATCGCCCGCGTCGAGTGGCCCACGCTCATTTTCTTCGGGGCCTTGTTCGTGGTGATGGAGGCTCTGAGCGAGCTGAAGCTCCTCTGGTACGTTGGTGAGCAAACGGAAGCGTGGATCCGTAGCGTGCCGCCAGAATCCCGGCTCATTGTTGCCATCTGTATCATCGTCTGGGTGTCTGCTGTTGCGTCTTCGTTCGTGGATAACATACCGCTGGCTACGGTCATGGTGAAAATCGTTACTGGCCTCGGTAGCGAAGAACTGGGTCTAAGCCTGACGCCCCTGGTGTACGCGCTGGCATTTGGTTCCTGTCTTGGTGGCAACGGAACTCTAATCGGAGCCTCTGCCAATGTCGTCTGCGCCGGAGTGGCTGAACAGCATGGGTACAAGTTTACCTTCATGGACTTTTTCAG GGTTGGATTCCCAGTGATGCTAATAACAACGAGCATCTCTACAGGTTGGCTCCTGATCTGCCATGTTCTCCTTCAGTGGGACGACTGA